The genomic interval AATCTTCCGGCGCGTTGAAGACTTCGCCGGCCGCGAGCGCCAGAATAGGACGTAGTCGTTTTCCGCCGGCAAAGATGCTATACCGCATGGCTCGATGTATTTCGCCAGGCGGCGTATCTTCGGGCGGTAGATAACCGTCGAGCCAGGCATCAACCTGTTCACGCCTGACTCGCATGTACTCGTCGAAGTTAGCCATCCTTCAAGTCAGCGTCGAACGGCACGGTGGTCGTTTGTCCGTTTTGCGTTTGCACGAGCATCTCGATTTTGCGCTCGGCTTCGTCCAGTCGTTGTTGACAGATTCGCGTCAACCCAATGCCTCGTTCAAATAATTCAAGGGATTTCTCCAGCGGGAGATCAC from Blastocatellia bacterium carries:
- a CDS encoding exodeoxyribonuclease VII small subunit, whose amino-acid sequence is MMTKATREPTFESALKELENIVEQLERGDLPLEKSLELFERGIGLTRICQQRLDEAERKIEMLVQTQNGQTTTVPFDADLKDG